A segment of the Bacteroidales bacterium WCE2008 genome:
TAAAACTCGACGAATCTTGCATTTCTGCAAAAGATTCCGAGTAGAACTGCACTTTTTCAGATGCAAATCGCCGAAATGGCACAGCATTTGTTAATAGTTAAATCGAATAGTTTTTTCATAGGTTAAGTTTTAGGTTAGAATTGCGGCAGCCTCTCGATGTGAATCGGGAGGCTGTCTTTGTATATGGTTCTGATATTGTTTTTGACAATATCTATTCTCGAGGATACTATTTATTCCTGGAATTGTTGATAAGGAAGCTCACGAAACCGATGAGCGCGAATGCGGAAAGCACAAGGAATATGATCGCAAGCTTCTTTCCGTAGTAATTGTAGGAAAGCGCGGCCCAGACGAGCGAGATGCCGGAAATAAACCAGTCGTGCTTTCTTGTTGAAAAGATATGGGAGGCATCCTTCTGGTCTTTAAGTTCCTTGGTTTTCTTTCTGGCCTTGATGACTTCATGGACAAAACATGTCAGTAAGATAATTGCGCCGAGCACGAATGAGACCATCGCGAGGACATCATTCTTGCTTGCAAACCCGGCAAGCCACAGAAAAGCTGCGAACCCGGCCAGGTACGGAGAGTTCTTGGTAATTAGATTCATATCGGTAAATAATGTATAAAAAAATTGTCCCACATAGAGTAACACGCCCAAATGTAGAGAAAATCCTCAATACTTCCAACACATCCTTCCTAAAGTTCCGCCCCTGCCCGAAAGATCTGCTTGCCAGCGAAAACTCCATCAACAAGTCAAAAAATCTATCAGTCAGTCGGAAACTCTATCTACCAGTCCTAAGCAGCAGCATAGTAAGCATATTTACGTTTATCACCCACACCAGCTGGACAGAACCGCTCCTGGTCTGCTTTAAAATTGCAGACCTCCGGCACCGAAGGCCCGAAAACGTTGGTGGCCTGCTTGAAAATTGCAGACCTCCGGCACTGAAGGCCCAAAAACGCTGGTGGTCTGCTCAAAAAATGCAGACCTCCGGCACTGAAGACCCGAAAACGTTGGTGGCCTGCTCAAAAATTGCAGACCTCCGGCACCGCAGCCGGAATATACGCCCTCCGGCTGCTACAGATCGGGCGCTGCGGCGGGCTCTGGCCCTGAAGCCCCCCCTCGCGCCCGACTGTTGCACGGTAGGTTCCGGAAAAATAAGAGAGTGCAGGGAACCATTGATGTACGATATGTCCGGAGAAAAAAGATTCGGAAGATTGCCCGGGTTGCCAGACTTTCATATTCGTAGACAGCGGAATTTCCTAATCACCTGGCACGGTTTCCCTGCAAAAGTGCGCCAGGTGGTATATTTTCAGCACCACCTGGCACGGTTTACCCCCAAAAGTGCGCCAGGTAGTATATTTTCAGCATCACCTGGCGCAATCTGATGGAGTGGATGGGGCCAGAGAAAGAGTTTGGTAGAAAAAAAGATGATCGAAGTAGCTAGCAGGGATGGATGGAGAAGGGTTGAGGGTGCGGCATACCACAGTACAGGGCACTCAGTGGCACATTGCTGCACCCTCAATGCAGAAAAATCAAGGTTAAGGGTGCAGTACCCCGCAATAGAAACGTCTCTGTCCATATTCCGTGCACCCTCAGCGCTTTATCCGACGGATTAGAGGACTCGGCGAGCGAGGACGTGGCAATTGTCCGAAGATCTGCTGGCATCGGACGGGTGGCGGAGACGCCGGAGGCATTGAGGAAAAGCGGAGAGCGAGGGAGCGGCCGTCGTCGCCGTGAAGAACGGCGTGTGTCTGAAGGACGTTACGGCGACTTCGAGCGGAGCGACGAAGGAGGCGTAAAAGGACTGAGTTAGCCGTTTAGGCGACGACAGCGACCGAGCAGCTTTTCCGAACCTGACGGAGGCGACCCGTCAGCTGGACGCCGCAGGACAGAGACGCCTGCAGTGGCGAGAAAGCGGCGGGTGTCCTCTGGTCGCGGCGAGCGTGGCCACCCTCGGCCACGTTAGAGGGAGGGGCCCGATGGATACGAGTTCTGCGAAGCAGGACGAAGTAGACATTGGGAGGGATGGAGCCGACGGAGTCGGCGGAACAGAGCCGCGACCACGAGGATTCCCGCCGCTGAAGAAGGCGGCCCGTCAGCCCGCCGCTGCAGGATTCGATGAAAAAAAAGAGGAAGTATCGGGCGATACTTCCTCTTTTTAAATATATGGTGACTAAGATTAGTCGCTGAGAGAGAATCTCTTGAAAGCAACGACCTTAGCTTCCTTGTCAGCAGCCTGGATGTACTGGGCAACAGAAATCTTGTTGTCCCATACGAAATCCTGCTCCTCGAGAGTCTGCTCCTTGAAGAACTTCTGAACACGACCATTGGCGATGTTCTCGACCATCTGCTCAGGAAGAGAAGCAGCCTTCTCCTCGCCGACAGTCTTGATGATCTCACGAGCCTGAGCAGCCTGCTCAGCAGTAAGCCAACCCTTAGCGGTATTGGACTCGATATGATCCTCGCTGTCAACATGAGCCGGGTTGATGCCGACTTTCTTGAGAGCGGCCTCAACAGCCTTCTTCACGAGCTCTTCCTTGGTCTTCTGGATAGCAACTGCCTTCTCCTGGTCGATAACAGCCTGAGGGCACTCAGCCTTGTTAACAGCTACAGGGTTCATAGAAGTAACCTGCATTGCGACATTCTTGCCGACCTCTGCAGGAACCTCCTTGTTGAAAGCAACAAGCGCACCGAGCTTACCGTTGAAGTGGATGTACTGAGCTACGAATGGAGCCTCGAGAGTCTCATAGCATGCAAGAACATGCTTCTCACCGGTCTTACCGGTCTGAGCAGAGATCTCCTCCTCTACAGTGTGGCCATTGGTGCATGGAGCAGCCTTGAGGCCTTCTGCGTCTGCAGGGAAAGACTTGATAGCAGCGTCAGCAATCTCATTTGCAAGAGCCTTGAAGTCAGGAGTAGCAGAAACGAAGTCTGTTTCGCAGCCGAGGCATACGAGGACAGCCTTGTTGCCGTCGATGCGGGCAAGAACGGCACCTTCTGTGGTCTCACGGTCAGCACGCTTTGCAGCAACGAGCTTACCTTTCTCACGGATGATCTCAACAGCCTTGTTGAAGTCGCCTTCAGCCTCGATAAGAGCCTTCTTGCAGTCCATCATTCCAGCGCTGGTCATCTGACGCAGTTTCATTACGTCTTTAGCTGTAATTTCCATATTCTATAATTTTATCAGAGCTATAATTATTCAGCTTTTGCCTCTTCAGCTGCCGGAGCCTCAGCTACAGGAGCCTCAACGGCCTCCTCCTCAGACTTGGCATTCTTACGAGAGCGGAGCTTTCTGCCTGCTGGCTTCTCCTCTGCAGGAGCAACCTCGACCTCTTTCTCCTTTTCAAGCTTCCTTTCGTTCAATCCCTCCTGGATGGCAGCGCAAAGAACACCGGTGATGTATTCGATAGACTTTGCGGCATCGTCATTTGCCGGAATCACATAATCAATCGGGGTAGGATCGCAACATGTATCAACCATAGCGATAACCGGGATGTTGAGACGGTTTGCCTCTTTAACGGCATTGGCCTCTTTCTGTACGTCAACTACGAAAAGTGCTGAAGGAAGACGGCTCATGTCCTTGATGGAACCGAGGTTCTTCTCGAGCTTTGCTCTCTGGCGGTCAATCTGAAGACGCTCACGCTTTGCGAGCTTGTCATAAGTACCATCCTCTTTCATCTTGTCGATGGTATTCATCTTCTTGACAGCCTTACGGATGGTTGGGAAGTTGGTAAGCATACCGCCCGGCCATCTTTCTGTTACTGAAGGCATATTTACTGAATCGGCCTTTTCAGACACGATTTCCTTTGCCTGTTTCTTGGTGGCTACAAAAAGGATCTTGCGACCAGAGCGTGCAAGCTCCTTCATCATATCTGCAGCCTCGTCAATCTTGACAATACTCTTGTGCAGGTCTATGATATGGATCCCGTTCTTCTGATCGAAGATATATGGGGCCATCTTAGGATTCCACTTACGGGCGAGATGGCCGAAGTGTGCACCTGCATCGAGCAATTCCTGAAAATTTGTTCTTGGCATTGTTTGTAAAAATTTGTTTTGTTAAAAACTATCCTTCGAGGCTTTTGCCATACCTCTCGGGCTCTTTTCTTCAATCCTGAAGCAGCGCATATAATAATATACGGTCTCCGGGATTTTCCGCAGTCTCGGCAACCCAGGGTAGCTTCGCAAGATTCACATCCCGCATAAGGTCCACCGGATTTACCAACCGGACTGTACTGTAAATCAGTCTCAGCAGACGATTAACGCTTACTGAACTGGAAGCGGCGACGTGCACCAGGCTGACCAGGCTTCTTCCTCTCGACCTCACGGGCGTCACGGGTAAGGAAGCCGGCGGCCTTGAGGGTAGAGCGGTAAGCCTCTTTATCGGCCTCGCAAAGTGCGCGGGCGATACCGAGTCTCAAAGCTTCTGCCTGACCTTTGACTCCACCTCCGTCGAGGTTAGCCTTTACGTCAAACTGACCTTCTGTACCTGTAACTGCGAAAGGCTGGTTTACAATGTAGACGAGAGCGTCCTCGGAGAAATACTCCTTGACGTCACGGCCGTTGATTGTAACGTTACCTTTGCCAGGTGTCAGATAAACACGAGCCACAGCTGATTTACGTCTTCCAAGGGCGTTTACTGTTTTTTCCATTTGCTCTGTTTAAATTTCGTTCAACTTGATTGATTTAGGGTTCTGTGCCTGGTGAGGATGCTCAGGACCTGCGTAAATGAACAGGTTGTTGATGAGCTTGTCACCAAGACGGGTCTTAGGGAGCATACCCTTTACTGCTCTCCTGACCAGCTCAGTAGGTCTTTTGCGAAGGATCTCGGCCGGTGTCGTGAAGCGCTGTCCACCCGGATAACCGGTGTAGCGAACATAGACACGTTCGGTCATCTTATTGCCCTTGAGAGCTACCTTCTCAGCGTTTACTACGATAACATTGTCACCGCAGTCAACGTTCGGAGTATAGCCGGCTTTGTTCTTGCCACGGAGGACAAGAGCAACGCGTGAGGCGAGGCGACCGAGCGCAAGATCAGTTGCATCAATGACGACCCACTCTTTGTTTACAGTTGCCTTGTTAAGGGATACTGTCTTGTAACTTTGTGTGTCCACTGTCTTGATCTTTAATGGTTTATACTAAAAAATTGCGATCCCTACACAACATAGGGACCGCAAAAGTACGAATAATTTCGAAATTTACCAAATTTACATAGAGAGAACAGCCAGTACATCAATGAGCTCTTTCTTGATCGGCTTGTCCATCTTGATCGCTCTCTGGATCGGGACATAGACAATCTCGTCATTGGAGATTCCGACCATGATATTGCGTTGACCTTCAATGAGAGCCTCTATGCTTGCATATCCGAGACGGGACGCGAGGATTCGGTCGTATGCGCTCGGAGTGCCTCCGCGCTGGAGATGTCCGAGAATGGTTACCTGCACCTTGTACTGAGGGAACTCCTTGCGTACGCGGTCGGCGTAGTAGAGAGCGCCGCCGGAGCCGTCCTTCTGGCTCTCGGATACTATGACTATGGAGCTGTTCTTGCTCTTTCTCATGCCTCTGCCGATGAACTCGGCAAGCTGGTCGACGTCGGTCTTGTCCTCAGGAATGATCGCAGCCTCGGCTCCGGAAGCGATGGCGCTGTTCTGGGCGAGGAAGCCGGCGTCACGGCCCATGACTTCGACGAAGAAGATACGGTCGTGGGAGTTGGCGGTGTCGCGGATCTTGTCGACACAGTCTACGATGGTATTGAGGGCGGTGTCGTAGCCGATTGTATGGTCAGTACCATAAAGGTCGTTGTCGATCGTGCCCGGAAGTCCGATTATCGGGATGTCGTACTCGCGTGCGAAGAGCTGGGCGCCGGTCAGGGAGCCGTTGCCGCCGATTACGATGAGGGCGTCGATGTGGTTGGCGACCATGTTGTCGTAGGCTTTCTTACGGCCTTCAGGGTCCAGGAATTCCTGGCTGCGGGAGGTCTTCAGTATGGTACCTCCGCGCTGGATCGTATTGCTGACGCTGGAAGAAGTGAATTCTTCGAATTCGCCGTTGATAAGGCCTTCGTATCCTCTGTAGACCGCTATCACCTTCATATTATTGAAAATGGCAGCACGGGTGATGGCTCTTATGCAGGCGTTCATTCCCGGGGCATCCCCGCCTGAAGTAAGGACAGCCACAGTCTTGATTTCTTTCATCTTGCTAAAATTTTAACCGACTACCCAGACAAGCACATGCCTGTCGAAAGTCATGTATTCGAGCTCGAAGTCCTCTTCGTATCCATCCTTATGGATAAAGGTAGCTTCGAGTTCGCCTTCGCCGCGAGGGTGGAATCTTTCGAGTTCGATCTGCTCGGCGAAGTTGACGTTATAAGCCGAGACGCGTTTGAAGATTGCTTCTTTAGCACACCAGTAGATGGCGAGCTGCTCGTTTCTGCGCTCGTCGTCAAGGTCTTCGATCTCGTCTTCGGAGAGGGCGCGCTTCTCGACTGCAGAGAAATCCCTGTCGAGGGATTCGATATCAATTCCGACATCTTCTTCATCGTGAAGGATGACGGCAACATACTTTTCAGTATGGGTGATGCTTATGTTCGTCACCATATTTTCGAGATAAGGCTTGCCGTTGTCATGGTGGCTCAGATATACCTTATCATCAAATAGTTCGCACAGAAGGGCGCGGACCGCAAGGCGCTGCTTGCGCTGCGATTCGTTGCTGATAAATGATATCTCCTCCATCTCGTCGGACGGAGTGGCGCTCAAGGCAATAAGCTCCTCTTCGGACTCTGTAATTTGCCAGACGCCAATTGTCGCATCATTTTCAAGTTTCTTCTTTAAATATAGTCCCATATAATAATTTGTGTGACAATCTGTTATGAAAGATACTCCCCAGTGGTGCCGAGATACGACAGACCCGCGCGCGCAGAATATGCGCACACGACATAGCCACCGGAGAGATCTTCATCTTCCGGCCGCGATACTATCAGGTATGAGTCTTCGGTCAATCTGCACGATAACGGGTCGTCCGATAAGGGACCCGCGACTGCATCACGATTTGTATTTATAGAACTGGGAGGTTCCATATATTTTGTAACAATTGTTTTCGCCTGCAAATATAGTGTTTTTTTGAATATCTTGCTATCTTTGCAGCGCGAAATGAAATTATCTAACAATTAAATGGTATATTAAAATGGGATTTTTAACAAATGAGAAACTCCTCATTGTCGGTGCAGCCGGAATGATCGGTTCCAACATGGCCCAGACAGCCATGATGCTCAAGCTTACCCCAAACATCTGCCTCTACGATATCTACGAGCCGGGTCTTAAGGGTGTTGTCGCTGAAATGAATCACTGCGCTTTTGAGGGTGTTAACCTTACTTGGACTTCTGATCCTGCCGTTGCTTTCAAGGACGCCAAATACATCATCTCTTCAGGTGGAGCACCTCGTAAAGCTGGTATGACCCGTGAGGACCTCCTTAAGGGTAACTGCGAAATCGCAGAGGAATTCGGTAAGAATGTAAAGAAATATTGCCCGGACGTCAAGCACGTTGTAGTTATCTTCAACCCTGCTGACCTTACCGGTCTTGTAGTACTCCTCCACTCAGGTCTCAAGCCAGAGCAGGTTACTACTCTCGCAGCTCTTGACTCAACCCGTCTCCAGACTGCCCTTGCAGAGGAATTCGGCGTACAGCAGAGCAAGGTTACCGGTTCTTACACCTATGGTGGCCACGGCGAGGCTATGGCAGTATTCGCTTCAAAGGTAAAGATCGACGGCAAGCCGCTCGCAGAGTGCGGACTTTCTGCCGAGAGATTCGAGCAGATCAAGCATGACACTATCCAGGGTGGCGCAAAGATCATCGAGCTCCGCGGACGTTCTTCATTCCAGAGCCCTGCTTACAACGCTGTCAAGATGATCGAGGCTGCAATGGGCGGTGACAAGTTCACATGGCCTGCAGGTACCTACGTATGCAACGATATGTTCCAGAATGTAATGATGGCCATGCCTACCGTCATCGACGCTGCCGGCGTACATTACACCAACCCTGAGGGCACAGCCGAGGAAATGGCTGCTCTCCAGGCTTCATACAAGCACCTCTGCGAGATGCGTGACGAGATCGTTACCCTCGGCATCATCCCTGCAGTAGCTGACTGGAAGAAATCAAACCCTAACCTCTAATCTTACATAGAGGAATAAACTCAAAGAGGCTGTCTCGAGAATGAGACAGCCTCTTTTTTAGTTATTGACTTGCTACTTCAGCCAGAGCTCAGGGTTCTGAGGCGTGGTCTTGTTCCAAATCTGGAAGTGGAGCTGGGTTTCGCCGGAGATGGTATCGACGGTGCCGATTACCTGGCCTGTCTTCACCTTGTCGCCAGACTTGACATTGACCGAGCTGAGCTTGCAATAGAACGAGAAGTAGTTACCATGCTGCACGAGCACGCACTGGTTGTATCCAGGCATGACGACTATCTGCTTGACAACGCCGTCAAATACGGCCTGCACCTTGGTTCCCGGGGCAAGCGCGATTCCGATACCGTTGTTGAACGGCAGCTTGACATTCTTATATACAGGGTGGTAATGCTGGCCGAACTTGTCCACGACAGGACCGTCTGCCGGCCATGGAAGCTTACCCTTATTCTGGGCGAACTGAGCATTGAGAGCCTCGTCGACAACAGTCTTGGACTTGCCTCCCTTACCGGTCGAAGTTCCCCTCGTCGCCTCACGTATGATCCTTTCGATCTCCCGGTTCAGGGCCTCGACTTGCTTGCGCTTGGCTGCAAGCTCCTTCTGATACTGACTCTTCTGACGCTGCAGATCCCTTACAATCTTGTCGCTCTGGGTCTCTTCTTTCTGGAGAGAATTCATCTCCTCCTGACGCTTGCGCCTCAGCTCCCGCGCCTGGTCCCTCAGTTCCGTAAGCTTGGCTGTCTCCTCTTCAAGCTTGGCCTTGGCCTCGCGGATCTTGCGGGCCTGGACGTCCATCTGCGAAGACATGTTCTTGAGATATCCGATGCGGCGGAAAGCCTGGCTGACGTTGTCGGACGCCAGCACATACATATACCATACGCGCGAGTCGCGGTTCTTGTAAGCGCTGCGGACCAGTCTGGTATAATGGACGCTGAGAGTGTCGAGGCGGCCCTGGATAATGGCGACCTCCTTGTTCTTTTCCGTAATCTGGCGGTTCAGCGAACGGATATCCTTGTCGCTCTCCTGGATAAGAGCCTTTCTGTTGGAAATCTGTTTCCGGAGCAGGGTCAGCTTCGAAGTCGCGCTGGCGCTCCTGGAGCTGACGTCCCGGAGCTGCCGGTCTATGATCCTTATCTCATTTTCGAGTCTGGCCTTCTTGTCCTCCTGGACCTTCGTATCCTGCGCAATGGCCATAAATCCGCCGCCCAGGAGCATAAGCCCGGACAACAGAACCGTTATGACCCTGGCGCCTCTTGTCATTGCTTTTCCGCAGGAAGTTTATCGGCCTGGTCATAATAGACTTTAGCCAGATCAGTCTCTCCAAGTTTCTCGAGGACTGTCCCATAATGTCTGAGAATCGTCGCGCTTTCCTTGCCGCCGTATAGCATGGCATGCTTGAAGAAAGGCTTCGCTTCCAGGTCGCGTCCCATAAGGTGCAGAATCCAGCCGAACGTATCCAGATAAGTAGGATTGTCCGGTTCTTTTTCGACCGTAATCTTGCTCATCCTATAAGCCTTGCCGAGCTTCTTGCCCTCCGTACAGAGATACCATGCATAATTGTTCAGCACGGGAAGATTCTGCGGGTCTTTCTTAAGCACGGCATCATATGTCTTATATGCTTTGGCTACTTCTCCTGTCTGGTACTGCATGTCTCCGATCGTAGACATCGCCCTCAATACAGCCGCATCATCGGCGTATGGAGACTTGACGATCCGCTCGCAGTTCGAGATTACAGCCGCATAATTCTTACGGTTGTATTCGGCGACATTGATCATCTCGACAAAAGCGAGTTCCTTCGGGAAACGGGCGTACATCCTCTCGGACTCCGAGACGACGGCATCCCAGTCCTCCATCGTCGCCAGCACCTGGACATAAGTCGCGGCGGCAGCGACACTCGTAGTATCAAGCTCGGCATTCTTCAGGAACATGGCGGCTGCCTCCGGAAGGCGGTCCGTCTGCACATAGAACACACCGGCGGCCTGGACGAGTCCGGTATCAGCCGGATGGCACTCGATTCCGAGAGCCAGAACCGAATCGATCTCGGAAGTGAAGGTCTGCACGAACCGGCGGTCCGAACGACCCAGGACGGCCTTGATATATTCAGCTTTGGACGCAGCCGGAAGGGCCACGTCGGACATTATCGAATTGAG
Coding sequences within it:
- a CDS encoding Tetratricopeptide repeat-containing protein, with product MIKKILISITVILLTGLAVSAQNGRKLTFLDGVQAYTNGQYEISGKIFKAIVDKDPSNDAAWYYLGLSNVTTDISGAKNCLRKAMELDPRNFWYKETIARVYMYNRENDLAIALYEKLLEEYPEKTDILYSLANLYLAEGNSEKAVSTIESLESVSGKSDATVMARYNIFRQKNDNENAYKVLKDYVNEYSSPYVLTMLGDYEMGMYNDTTAIAYYDEALSLDRDYAPARIGKAEAYRMTRRYPEYFSSLNSIMSDVALPAASKAEYIKAVLGRSDRRFVQTFTSEIDSVLALGIECHPADTGLVQAAGVFYVQTDRLPEAAAMFLKNAELDTTSVAAAATYVQVLATMEDWDAVVSESERMYARFPKELAFVEMINVAEYNRKNYAAVISNCERIVKSPYADDAAVLRAMSTIGDMQYQTGEVAKAYKTYDAVLKKDPQNLPVLNNYAWYLCTEGKKLGKAYRMSKITVEKEPDNPTYLDTFGWILHLMGRDLEAKPFFKHAMLYGGKESATILRHYGTVLEKLGETDLAKVYYDQADKLPAEKQ
- a CDS encoding phosphopantetheine--protein transferase domain-containing protein codes for the protein MGLYLKKKLENDATIGVWQITESEEELIALSATPSDEMEEISFISNESQRKQRLAVRALLCELFDDKVYLSHHDNGKPYLENMVTNISITHTEKYVAVILHDEEDVGIDIESLDRDFSAVEKRALSEDEIEDLDDERRNEQLAIYWCAKEAIFKRVSAYNVNFAEQIELERFHPRGEGELEATFIHKDGYEEDFELEYMTFDRHVLVWVVG
- a CDS encoding SSU ribosomal protein S2P produces the protein MLDAGAHFGHLARKWNPKMAPYIFDQKNGIHIIDLHKSIVKIDEAADMMKELARSGRKILFVATKKQAKEIVSEKADSVNMPSVTERWPGGMLTNFPTIRKAVKKMNTIDKMKEDGTYDKLAKRERLQIDRQRAKLEKNLGSIKDMSRLPSALFVVDVQKEANAVKEANRLNIPVIAMVDTCCDPTPIDYVIPANDDAAKSIEYITGVLCAAIQEGLNERKLEKEKEVEVAPAEEKPAGRKLRSRKNAKSEEEAVEAPVAEAPAAEEAKAE
- a CDS encoding elongation factor Ts, with the translated sequence MEITAKDVMKLRQMTSAGMMDCKKALIEAEGDFNKAVEIIREKGKLVAAKRADRETTEGAVLARIDGNKAVLVCLGCETDFVSATPDFKALANEIADAAIKSFPADAEGLKAAPCTNGHTVEEEISAQTGKTGEKHVLACYETLEAPFVAQYIHFNGKLGALVAFNKEVPAEVGKNVAMQVTSMNPVAVNKAECPQAVIDQEKAVAIQKTKEELVKKAVEAALKKVGINPAHVDSEDHIESNTAKGWLTAEQAAQAREIIKTVGEEKAASLPEQMVENIANGRVQKFFKEQTLEEQDFVWDNKISVAQYIQAADKEAKVVAFKRFSLSD
- a CDS encoding small subunit ribosomal protein S9; this translates as MEKTVNALGRRKSAVARVYLTPGKGNVTINGRDVKEYFSEDALVYIVNQPFAVTGTEGQFDVKANLDGGGVKGQAEALRLGIARALCEADKEAYRSTLKAAGFLTRDAREVERKKPGQPGARRRFQFSKR
- a CDS encoding 6-phosphofructokinase, with the translated sequence MKEIKTVAVLTSGGDAPGMNACIRAITRAAIFNNMKVIAVYRGYEGLINGEFEEFTSSSVSNTIQRGGTILKTSRSQEFLDPEGRKKAYDNMVANHIDALIVIGGNGSLTGAQLFAREYDIPIIGLPGTIDNDLYGTDHTIGYDTALNTIVDCVDKIRDTANSHDRIFFVEVMGRDAGFLAQNSAIASGAEAAIIPEDKTDVDQLAEFIGRGMRKSKNSSIVIVSESQKDGSGGALYYADRVRKEFPQYKVQVTILGHLQRGGTPSAYDRILASRLGYASIEALIEGQRNIMVGISNDEIVYVPIQRAIKMDKPIKKELIDVLAVLSM
- a CDS encoding Septal ring factor EnvC, activator of murein hydrolases AmiA and AmiB → MTRGARVITVLLSGLMLLGGGFMAIAQDTKVQEDKKARLENEIRIIDRQLRDVSSRSASATSKLTLLRKQISNRKALIQESDKDIRSLNRQITEKNKEVAIIQGRLDTLSVHYTRLVRSAYKNRDSRVWYMYVLASDNVSQAFRRIGYLKNMSSQMDVQARKIREAKAKLEEETAKLTELRDQARELRRKRQEEMNSLQKEETQSDKIVRDLQRQKSQYQKELAAKRKQVEALNREIERIIREATRGTSTGKGGKSKTVVDEALNAQFAQNKGKLPWPADGPVVDKFGQHYHPVYKNVKLPFNNGIGIALAPGTKVQAVFDGVVKQIVVMPGYNQCVLVQHGNYFSFYCKLSSVNVKSGDKVKTGQVIGTVDTISGETQLHFQIWNKTTPQNPELWLK
- a CDS encoding LSU ribosomal protein L13P encodes the protein MDTQSYKTVSLNKATVNKEWVVIDATDLALGRLASRVALVLRGKNKAGYTPNVDCGDNVIVVNAEKVALKGNKMTERVYVRYTGYPGGQRFTTPAEILRKRPTELVRRAVKGMLPKTRLGDKLINNLFIYAGPEHPHQAQNPKSIKLNEI
- a CDS encoding malate dehydrogenase; this translates as MGFLTNEKLLIVGAAGMIGSNMAQTAMMLKLTPNICLYDIYEPGLKGVVAEMNHCAFEGVNLTWTSDPAVAFKDAKYIISSGGAPRKAGMTREDLLKGNCEIAEEFGKNVKKYCPDVKHVVVIFNPADLTGLVVLLHSGLKPEQVTTLAALDSTRLQTALAEEFGVQQSKVTGSYTYGGHGEAMAVFASKVKIDGKPLAECGLSAERFEQIKHDTIQGGAKIIELRGRSSFQSPAYNAVKMIEAAMGGDKFTWPAGTYVCNDMFQNVMMAMPTVIDAAGVHYTNPEGTAEEMAALQASYKHLCEMRDEIVTLGIIPAVADWKKSNPNL